Proteins from a single region of Streptomyces spinoverrucosus:
- a CDS encoding DUF5753 domain-containing protein, which translates to MTNMVPWQQRLSTGTEGIQDEVVRLYQQTRQSKAYLPTMIWGTLQTEAYASVILRHVVEFLGVPDDVPAGVAKRMERQQVLYGGEHRFDVILGEQALYTNVGGPAVMRGQMERLLRDFDLPSLRLGVVPTAAEVGMVPEPGFNMYDDGRVHYELVSTGVDITDPDEIALHIKAFDILSGAACYGDDAKSLIGKALAFWGGP; encoded by the coding sequence ATGACGAACATGGTCCCGTGGCAGCAACGGCTGTCCACCGGTACAGAAGGCATCCAGGACGAGGTAGTCCGGTTGTACCAGCAGACGCGTCAGAGCAAGGCGTACCTGCCCACGATGATCTGGGGCACGCTCCAGACCGAGGCCTACGCCTCCGTCATCCTCCGGCACGTTGTCGAGTTCCTCGGTGTCCCTGACGACGTTCCGGCGGGGGTCGCCAAGCGAATGGAGCGGCAGCAGGTGCTCTACGGCGGTGAGCACCGCTTCGACGTCATCCTCGGTGAGCAGGCCCTGTACACCAACGTGGGAGGGCCGGCGGTGATGCGCGGGCAGATGGAACGTCTGCTTCGTGACTTCGACCTTCCCTCTCTCAGGCTGGGTGTCGTCCCGACCGCTGCCGAGGTGGGGATGGTTCCCGAACCCGGCTTCAACATGTACGACGACGGTCGAGTCCACTATGAACTCGTCTCCACCGGGGTGGACATCACCGATCCGGACGAGATCGCTCTCCACATCAAGGCGTTCGACATCCTCAGCGGCGCAGCCTGCTACGGCGACGACGCCAAGTCGCTGATCGGCAAGGCTTTGGCGTTCTGGGGCGGGCCCTGA
- a CDS encoding DNA cytosine methyltransferase produces the protein MSDQGKQKSANRTSVELFAGGGGLAMAVHNAGFRPLLVNEFNKRALETLIENGAKPRDPRDTSMPRPGEGHPGRRAAGWPLTPGDVRDIPSFEFLKDAEVDVLAGGPPCQPFSLGGVAKGTEDARNMFPEMFRAIREMRPKAVVCENVRGLLRRSFEPYFQYIIREMSLPFVRRAEGATWEEHDRVLRGVLASGDTDPSERYDVAYMPVNAADYGVPQIRHRVMIVAFRSDLGVDWDRHRPEPRFSEAALIDSMHDGSYWKRYDDVQGIDAVRDRVMANLPPVSLVPDDKEPWRTLRDALAGIDENEGRPLPPIELEDVHGKRLAGHIPDHMGWPGARVYTGHTPNELDRPAKTVKAGVHGVPGGESVLRLDDPTFDDTGYRYMTVRETARVMTFPDDWVLAGPRGEKMRQLGNAVPVKLGEAFAKAVRAALDDAERLT, from the coding sequence ATGTCTGATCAGGGGAAACAAAAGTCTGCCAACCGGACGTCCGTTGAGCTTTTCGCGGGTGGCGGCGGCTTGGCCATGGCTGTGCACAACGCTGGCTTTCGGCCACTCCTGGTCAACGAGTTCAACAAGCGCGCTTTGGAGACGCTGATCGAGAACGGGGCGAAGCCTCGCGACCCGAGAGACACATCCATGCCTAGGCCAGGGGAGGGGCATCCCGGCCGCCGTGCCGCTGGCTGGCCCCTAACCCCCGGCGATGTGCGGGACATCCCCTCGTTCGAGTTCCTCAAGGACGCCGAGGTGGACGTCCTCGCCGGCGGCCCTCCCTGCCAACCGTTCAGCCTTGGGGGGGTGGCGAAGGGTACCGAGGACGCGCGGAACATGTTCCCGGAAATGTTCCGGGCCATCCGCGAGATGCGCCCCAAGGCTGTCGTTTGCGAGAACGTACGGGGCCTGCTACGGCGCTCTTTTGAGCCATACTTCCAGTACATCATTCGAGAGATGAGCCTTCCGTTCGTTCGGCGAGCGGAGGGGGCCACCTGGGAAGAACATGACCGGGTTCTACGGGGAGTGCTCGCAAGCGGCGACACTGATCCGTCTGAGCGGTACGACGTTGCGTACATGCCGGTGAATGCTGCGGATTACGGGGTGCCGCAGATCCGACACCGAGTCATGATCGTCGCGTTTCGCTCCGACCTCGGTGTGGACTGGGACAGACACAGGCCGGAACCTCGGTTCTCTGAGGCGGCCCTCATCGACTCAATGCATGATGGGAGTTACTGGAAGCGTTACGACGACGTCCAGGGAATCGATGCCGTTCGAGACCGGGTCATGGCAAATCTGCCACCAGTGTCCCTCGTTCCTGATGACAAGGAGCCGTGGCGCACCCTGCGCGACGCGCTCGCCGGGATCGATGAGAACGAAGGTAGGCCCCTGCCTCCTATCGAGCTGGAGGATGTTCATGGCAAGCGACTTGCAGGCCATATCCCGGATCACATGGGCTGGCCCGGCGCCCGCGTTTACACCGGCCACACACCCAACGAACTCGATCGCCCTGCTAAGACGGTGAAAGCGGGCGTTCATGGCGTGCCTGGCGGCGAGTCGGTGCTGCGACTCGATGATCCGACGTTTGACGACACCGGTTACCGCTATATGACAGTCCGCGAGACCGCACGTGTCATGACCTTTCCTGATGACTGGGTCCTTGCAGGACCGCGTGGCGAGAAGATGCGCCAGCTCGGCAACGCCGTCCCGGTCAAGCTCGGCGAGGCCTTCGCCAAGGCAGTCCGAGCCGCTCTCGATGACGCCGAGAGGTTGACATGA
- a CDS encoding very short patch repair endonuclease: MTEPTKNQHGWRDRLPSEQAWKPRQGMSQSARSAEQDRAAGGRHRRVVVLDSGERATGSIAFRVYRRTRRIRAYLRWSQQGQTRERYVGEVNAATRVANLAQAWAVAREAGLVTDEELPAGSEASSTAVRAVMAANKGRDTKPELLLRSILHGKGLRYRVNARPLPDLRRTADLVFTKARVAVFVDGCYWHGCPDHYRPAMKRSRFWKDKIEGNQARDADTNRRLREHGWTVVRVWEHEDPNRAAEKVRAALATRLLAPAGPEGGLAEQGADQGYD; encoded by the coding sequence ATGACTGAACCGACCAAGAATCAGCATGGGTGGAGGGACCGGCTACCATCCGAGCAGGCCTGGAAGCCCAGGCAGGGCATGTCCCAGTCTGCCCGGTCCGCAGAGCAGGACCGCGCTGCTGGTGGGCGTCACCGCCGGGTCGTCGTGCTTGATAGCGGGGAGCGTGCCACTGGCTCTATCGCCTTCCGGGTCTACCGCCGTACTCGCCGTATACGCGCATACCTGCGGTGGTCCCAACAGGGCCAGACTCGAGAGCGCTACGTGGGCGAGGTCAACGCGGCGACTCGGGTCGCCAACCTTGCCCAGGCCTGGGCAGTGGCTCGCGAAGCTGGCCTGGTTACCGACGAGGAACTGCCCGCCGGCTCTGAAGCATCCTCGACAGCTGTGCGTGCCGTCATGGCCGCCAACAAAGGGCGAGATACGAAACCGGAGCTGCTGCTCCGTTCGATCCTCCATGGCAAGGGCCTGCGCTACCGGGTGAACGCCCGACCATTGCCCGACCTCCGCCGCACGGCTGACCTGGTCTTCACTAAGGCTCGAGTCGCAGTCTTTGTAGACGGATGCTACTGGCATGGATGTCCAGATCACTACCGTCCCGCCATGAAGCGCTCCCGCTTCTGGAAAGACAAGATCGAGGGCAACCAAGCGCGCGACGCGGACACGAACCGGCGGCTTCGGGAGCACGGGTGGACCGTAGTCCGAGTGTGGGAACACGAAGATCCAAACAGGGCTGCGGAGAAGGTGAGAGCGGCACTAGCCACACGGCTATTGGCGCCAGCTGGCCCAGAAGGCGGGTTGGCTGAGCAGGGTGCTGATCAAGGCTATGATTGA
- the tgmC gene encoding ATP-grasp peptide maturase system methyltransferase: MKMPADPETDAARLREAMAEVLAVDGTLKDPAWRAAVEEVPRHPFVPGFYLPTGQRDEHGLTVWEPVTAELDYGRWLAAAYSNTTLITQFDGEEPDWKDPVVRHGGAPTSSSTLPSLVLRMWADADVAEGHTVLEIGTGTGYSTALACERLGSSHVTSVEIDPRRLEAAANTLYGCGYFPTLAVADGLYGYWPEAWYDRIVAACSFRAVPPALLAQARPGGKILIPLSGWLYGNARVLLTVAEDGTAEGPLLPGTISFMPARTHAAPAFGNPADWAAGLPEKTRSARHSPERITAATEEAFHLRFLAQTAVPNAQMVTMDGVVHLVDVVTGSAATLTPNGTAWEVHEGGPMKLWERIEEVLDAFDAADRPRPETFTMHVYDGGQHLRHPRMPGLPLPRP, translated from the coding sequence ATGAAGATGCCGGCCGACCCTGAGACCGACGCGGCGCGGCTGCGTGAGGCCATGGCGGAAGTCCTCGCCGTAGACGGGACTCTCAAGGATCCAGCCTGGCGGGCGGCGGTCGAAGAGGTGCCACGGCATCCCTTCGTACCCGGCTTCTATCTGCCCACCGGGCAACGCGACGAGCACGGACTGACCGTGTGGGAGCCGGTCACCGCCGAGCTCGACTACGGCCGGTGGCTAGCCGCGGCGTACTCCAACACCACGCTGATCACGCAGTTCGACGGCGAGGAGCCCGACTGGAAGGACCCGGTCGTCCGGCATGGTGGGGCCCCCACCTCGTCGTCCACACTGCCGTCGCTCGTCCTGCGCATGTGGGCCGACGCCGACGTCGCGGAGGGTCACACAGTGCTGGAGATCGGAACCGGGACCGGCTATTCCACCGCACTCGCCTGCGAGCGTCTGGGCTCCTCGCACGTCACCAGCGTGGAGATCGACCCGCGTCGGCTGGAAGCGGCGGCGAACACGCTATATGGCTGCGGCTACTTCCCGACGCTGGCCGTGGCGGACGGCTTGTACGGGTACTGGCCCGAGGCTTGGTACGACCGAATCGTGGCCGCCTGTTCGTTCCGTGCCGTCCCGCCCGCGTTGCTCGCTCAAGCCCGGCCGGGCGGGAAGATTCTGATCCCCCTGTCGGGCTGGCTCTACGGAAACGCCCGTGTCCTGCTCACCGTGGCCGAGGACGGCACGGCCGAGGGTCCCTTGCTGCCGGGCACGATCTCCTTCATGCCCGCCCGGACGCATGCGGCACCGGCCTTCGGCAATCCCGCGGACTGGGCCGCCGGTTTGCCCGAGAAAACACGATCGGCCAGGCACAGCCCCGAACGGATCACGGCCGCGACCGAGGAGGCGTTCCACCTGCGCTTCCTCGCCCAAACCGCAGTACCGAACGCACAGATGGTCACGATGGACGGAGTCGTACACCTCGTCGATGTCGTCACCGGCTCTGCCGCCACGCTCACGCCCAACGGCACAGCGTGGGAGGTCCATGAAGGCGGCCCGATGAAGTTGTGGGAACGCATCGAGGAAGTCCTGGACGCGTTCGACGCGGCCGATCGGCCGAGGCCGGAGACGTTCACGATGCATGTGTACGACGGCGGGCAACATCTGCGGCATCCGCGGATGCCTGGTCTGCCGCTTCCGAGGCCCTGA
- a CDS encoding Eco29kI family restriction endonuclease: protein MSEDLRRALEARPKVGLADLRSFQGAGLYALYYRGAFPIYAPLRGTNVPLYVGKAEAGNSSYGDPPNERLPKLYKRIDKHRASIKEADNLSVADFDVRYLLLDDVWIVLGERALLRAYSPVLWNTLLTGFGSNPAGRARTNPRSYWDTMHPGRPRAANYLCNRTLTRHEVNVRVEEGIDVSLMAPGADRDGALAALRKRKYRPIWSLPGKRDEGKRLVVYRPDAFAEENAAFGVSADSEEWREADTSISVAAEPDTNELEEGDGDQDDG, encoded by the coding sequence TTGAGCGAGGACCTGCGCCGCGCCCTGGAGGCCAGGCCTAAGGTGGGGCTGGCCGATCTACGGTCGTTCCAGGGGGCGGGCCTTTACGCTCTCTACTACCGGGGTGCCTTTCCGATCTACGCGCCTCTTCGGGGCACAAACGTTCCCCTCTATGTAGGAAAGGCCGAGGCTGGGAATAGCAGCTATGGTGACCCGCCGAATGAGCGGCTTCCTAAACTGTATAAGCGGATAGACAAGCATCGCGCCAGCATCAAGGAAGCAGACAACCTTTCGGTCGCCGACTTTGACGTGCGCTACTTGCTGCTGGACGACGTGTGGATCGTCCTGGGCGAAAGGGCCCTGCTGCGTGCCTACAGCCCAGTGCTATGGAACACGCTGCTTACCGGATTCGGGTCGAATCCCGCCGGCAGAGCGCGCACTAACCCCCGTTCGTACTGGGACACGATGCATCCCGGCCGACCTCGCGCTGCGAACTACCTTTGCAACCGCACTCTGACGCGCCATGAGGTCAATGTCCGCGTGGAGGAGGGCATAGATGTGTCCTTGATGGCACCGGGCGCTGATCGTGACGGAGCGCTGGCGGCGCTGCGGAAGCGTAAATACAGGCCCATCTGGTCGCTCCCGGGCAAGAGAGATGAGGGTAAACGCCTCGTCGTCTATAGGCCTGATGCGTTCGCGGAGGAGAACGCCGCGTTCGGGGTGTCCGCTGACTCTGAGGAGTGGCGTGAGGCTGACACATCCATCAGCGTTGCCGCAGAACCCGACACCAACGAACTCGAAGAAGGTGACGGCGATCAGGACGATGGGTGA
- a CDS encoding transcriptional regulator has translation MPRPTGNVRLKAARVAAGFNSQQDLADALTEHAKRMGIRGLSIGVRQVRRWESDNPPWPQPDCQRVLVHLLGQSMESLGFTPPWGSEGPTPDPTRRMLVTGGAAALGLAMGSQRAIAAPQPTTAGADFEAVTRSHRRLYWSVAPSTLHPAVLAHATLGCALLPETTDVTRRTVAAALAETYLLAGRIEFFDLSQPASAHDTLLLALQAAGEADDTLLGSAVIAHMAFIPGWAGEREGAQERMIAARTYARRAPASAEFLAWLDAVEAECETRCGNTRTALHLIGHAEDILRDGSEHPSPEWMDWFSRARLAAFKGNTELLAGHLPQAREALSAALEALSPGEEKQRTVVYGDLAAVEAASGNPEKACEYAGLALDQLAITWYATGMDRVREVRRSLTAHQHERCVRDLDDRLYDWSTTLSALSR, from the coding sequence GTGCCAAGGCCCACAGGCAACGTCCGGCTCAAGGCGGCTCGCGTGGCCGCCGGGTTCAACTCACAGCAGGACCTGGCCGACGCCCTGACGGAGCACGCCAAGCGCATGGGCATCCGCGGTCTGTCGATCGGAGTACGACAGGTTCGCCGCTGGGAGTCGGACAATCCACCGTGGCCACAGCCGGACTGCCAGCGCGTACTTGTTCATCTGCTCGGCCAGAGCATGGAGTCGCTCGGTTTCACACCCCCCTGGGGCTCAGAGGGCCCGACACCAGACCCCACCCGCCGCATGCTGGTCACTGGCGGTGCGGCGGCACTTGGACTGGCGATGGGCTCTCAGCGGGCCATCGCCGCGCCCCAACCGACCACGGCAGGTGCCGACTTCGAGGCGGTGACTCGCTCACACCGCCGGCTCTACTGGTCGGTCGCACCGTCCACCCTGCATCCAGCTGTGCTTGCGCATGCGACGCTAGGTTGTGCCCTACTCCCCGAGACGACGGATGTTACGCGCCGTACGGTGGCCGCGGCGCTGGCGGAGACCTACCTGCTCGCGGGCCGGATCGAGTTCTTCGACCTCAGCCAGCCGGCCAGTGCGCACGACACGCTTCTCCTGGCCCTGCAGGCCGCGGGCGAGGCAGACGACACACTTCTCGGGTCGGCGGTCATCGCGCACATGGCGTTCATCCCTGGTTGGGCGGGCGAGCGTGAGGGAGCCCAGGAGCGCATGATCGCAGCTCGCACCTACGCCCGCCGAGCCCCCGCATCCGCCGAGTTCCTGGCATGGCTGGACGCCGTGGAGGCCGAATGCGAGACCAGGTGCGGTAACACCCGCACCGCCCTGCACCTGATCGGCCACGCTGAGGACATCCTGCGAGACGGCAGCGAGCACCCCTCACCCGAGTGGATGGACTGGTTCTCCCGGGCTCGGCTCGCAGCCTTCAAGGGCAACACCGAACTGCTCGCGGGTCACCTCCCACAGGCCCGCGAGGCGCTGAGCGCGGCCCTGGAAGCCCTGTCCCCCGGCGAGGAGAAACAGCGCACGGTCGTGTACGGCGACCTGGCAGCCGTCGAAGCGGCCTCGGGGAACCCGGAGAAGGCTTGCGAGTACGCAGGCCTGGCCCTCGACCAGTTGGCCATCACTTGGTACGCCACCGGCATGGACCGCGTACGCGAGGTCCGCCGTTCTCTCACTGCCCACCAGCACGAACGCTGCGTCCGCGACCTCGACGACCGCCTCTACGACTGGTCGACAACGCTCAGCGCGCTGAGTCGTTGA
- a CDS encoding Eco29kI family restriction endonuclease produces the protein MSNETGGSVGPKRVIRGSWRQYATRPEPYDPLKLENLGRSIEMQMLQMEPEPITDVHPMLGAGIYAIYYVGHHPLYEPISDGCRTPIYVGKAVHKGGRKGLTSSGEGEAPLWERIKEHRTSLEQAVDLDADEFHVRYLVAVDFFVSLAEQLMIRQFRPLWNTLVDGFGNHAPGGGRSNQRRPPWDELHPGRPWSSPDRMPTPSKQSAEQSRLLIERRWNQEEPPPSQETLTFPDILPDEL, from the coding sequence GTGTCCAACGAGACAGGCGGGTCAGTGGGACCGAAGCGGGTCATACGTGGGAGTTGGAGACAGTACGCCACTCGCCCCGAGCCGTACGACCCGCTCAAGCTGGAGAATCTGGGTCGAAGCATCGAAATGCAGATGCTGCAAATGGAGCCAGAGCCAATTACGGATGTGCATCCGATGCTAGGGGCGGGCATTTACGCAATTTATTACGTTGGTCATCACCCTCTGTATGAGCCAATCTCTGACGGTTGCCGCACGCCCATCTATGTTGGGAAAGCCGTGCATAAAGGGGGACGCAAGGGGCTGACTAGCTCGGGCGAAGGCGAGGCACCTCTGTGGGAACGGATCAAAGAGCATAGAACATCCCTTGAGCAGGCTGTGGACCTGGACGCCGACGAGTTCCATGTCCGCTATCTTGTCGCTGTCGATTTCTTCGTTTCTCTGGCTGAACAGCTCATGATCAGGCAGTTCCGTCCATTGTGGAATACCTTGGTTGACGGTTTTGGTAACCACGCACCCGGCGGCGGTAGGAGTAATCAACGTCGCCCCCCGTGGGATGAACTGCATCCCGGCCGGCCGTGGTCTAGCCCGGACCGGATGCCCACGCCGAGCAAGCAGTCCGCTGAGCAATCCCGTCTTCTGATTGAGCGCCGCTGGAACCAAGAGGAACCACCGCCCTCGCAGGAAACCCTCACGTTTCCCGATATTCTGCCTGATGAGCTGTAG
- a CDS encoding HAD family hydrolase: MIRAVVFDVGECLVDETREYGTWADWLEVPRHTFHAMFGAVIAQGRDYRETFQEFRPGFDLYEERQKRADAGQPEAFGEKDLYADVRPTLQRLRADGLWLGIAGNQTVRAGRILRDLFSDDVDLIGTSDDWGASKPEPEFFKRVAAVVPFEVGEILYVGDRCDNDIRPAGEAGMHTALVHRGPWATIQWNSDEARELPTFRIEGLLELADRVREFNDSAR; this comes from the coding sequence ATGATTCGTGCAGTCGTCTTCGACGTCGGTGAGTGCCTGGTGGACGAGACCCGGGAGTACGGCACCTGGGCCGACTGGCTGGAGGTACCGAGGCACACGTTCCACGCGATGTTCGGAGCGGTGATCGCACAGGGTCGGGACTACCGGGAGACATTCCAGGAGTTCCGGCCCGGGTTCGACCTCTACGAGGAGCGGCAGAAGCGGGCCGACGCCGGACAGCCGGAGGCCTTCGGGGAAAAGGATCTGTACGCGGACGTACGGCCCACGCTGCAACGGCTCCGGGCAGACGGGCTGTGGCTCGGCATCGCCGGTAACCAGACGGTGCGAGCGGGACGGATCTTGCGCGATCTCTTCTCCGATGACGTCGACCTGATCGGTACGTCCGACGACTGGGGCGCCAGCAAGCCCGAGCCCGAGTTCTTCAAGCGGGTCGCCGCCGTCGTGCCCTTCGAGGTCGGGGAGATCCTGTACGTCGGTGATCGGTGCGACAACGACATCCGACCGGCCGGCGAGGCGGGGATGCACACCGCGCTCGTGCATCGCGGGCCGTGGGCCACGATTCAGTGGAACAGCGACGAAGCGAGGGAACTGCCCACTTTCCGGATTGAGGGGCTCCTCGAGCTGGCCGATCGGGTACGCGAGTTCAACGACTCAGCGCGCTGA
- a CDS encoding MrcB family domain-containing protein — protein sequence MPLRDLLIRIAEIYDANALASNDVPGQALLRSVKERDDLPLPPGFTADGHGGQGFASSTPWIGVYDPEINTEPHDGLYLAYIFSADLSVVTLTLQQGVTSLKKKFPGRPDLRRELRERAKRLRAALPPALAPSWSHQPIFGSKDWRPRSYEAGSVVARRYEIANLPSEESLRTDLLEASRLLRDVAVAQRVHLQIPAVDDLVVEYLPEEHSTSDALDNFCPKDSSDYYVHVKGGKRRRTRSHEELIKDFGYHSVACGYTPIIAGMHPRDLVLRSSRESSQRSWLVEGKTVKNGNTTNAVRQAVGQLFEYSHFWHEKRGEPKPHLIALFTEGIGHYVEYLEEHGIASIWRSGDGWSGSPKAASWGLVSNPKMKDLT from the coding sequence ATGCCACTTCGTGACCTGCTCATCCGCATCGCGGAAATCTACGATGCCAATGCCTTGGCATCCAACGACGTACCGGGCCAGGCTCTCCTCCGCAGTGTGAAGGAGAGGGATGATCTCCCATTGCCGCCTGGCTTCACCGCAGACGGACACGGAGGTCAGGGCTTCGCAAGTAGCACCCCATGGATCGGTGTCTACGATCCGGAAATCAACACGGAGCCGCATGATGGTCTGTATCTCGCCTACATCTTCAGCGCCGATCTATCGGTCGTGACACTGACCTTGCAGCAGGGAGTGACGAGCCTCAAGAAGAAATTTCCCGGCCGCCCAGATCTACGGCGTGAGCTGCGGGAGCGTGCGAAGCGTCTGCGTGCCGCGCTACCACCAGCCCTGGCGCCGAGTTGGAGCCACCAGCCGATCTTCGGCTCCAAGGACTGGCGTCCACGGTCGTATGAAGCGGGCAGCGTTGTGGCACGACGCTACGAGATCGCGAACTTGCCCTCAGAAGAGAGCCTTCGCACTGACCTGCTCGAGGCTTCGCGACTTCTTCGTGACGTGGCTGTGGCGCAGCGTGTCCATCTCCAAATACCGGCCGTGGACGATCTTGTAGTGGAGTACCTACCCGAGGAACACTCGACCAGCGATGCCCTGGACAACTTCTGCCCTAAGGACAGCAGTGACTACTACGTTCACGTAAAGGGCGGCAAGCGTCGGAGAACGAGGAGTCATGAAGAGCTCATCAAGGACTTCGGATACCACTCAGTCGCTTGTGGATACACCCCCATAATCGCCGGTATGCATCCACGGGACTTGGTCCTACGCAGTAGTCGTGAGAGTTCACAACGTTCCTGGCTTGTCGAAGGGAAGACCGTGAAGAATGGCAACACGACGAACGCCGTACGCCAGGCCGTCGGCCAGCTCTTCGAATACAGCCACTTCTGGCACGAGAAGCGAGGCGAGCCCAAGCCCCACCTCATAGCTCTGTTCACCGAGGGCATAGGGCACTACGTGGAGTACCTAGAGGAACATGGGATCGCCTCGATATGGCGCTCTGGCGATGGTTGGAGCGGCTCGCCCAAGGCCGCGTCGTGGGGGCTAGTGTCAAATCCGAAGATGAAAGACCTAACGTAG
- a CDS encoding putative ATP-grasp-modified RiPP has product MHAHETPDGVISEWLTRSHPAPDQVRNEWAALGVALLSLGERFAAVRMPSEVVHAVVRSHEPDQVAGALGELLGGSVIFDRRVAGGTYYALIEAHAALVWAYDDIATCLGRGTYLGVPRLDRRQPPGTYWVVPPRYEGDLCAPRSIVALVEAGRSQLAGEAEAWSHAIERKAEHMATVTTQAPWAMRLVTDRLPISPPPYATVVLDSATQTARYADSSGQEVEMGKHGSSKTAGTASVSGGGDGEKPQPQTQDDVTTDYESD; this is encoded by the coding sequence ATGCACGCACATGAGACTCCAGACGGGGTGATCTCCGAGTGGCTGACTCGGAGCCATCCGGCGCCGGATCAGGTTCGGAACGAGTGGGCGGCGCTGGGCGTCGCCCTTCTGTCGCTTGGGGAGCGGTTCGCAGCGGTGCGTATGCCATCCGAGGTCGTACACGCCGTCGTTCGGTCCCACGAGCCCGACCAAGTCGCAGGCGCGCTCGGAGAGTTATTGGGCGGATCGGTCATCTTTGACCGCCGCGTGGCGGGAGGCACTTACTACGCACTGATCGAGGCGCACGCCGCTCTCGTGTGGGCGTACGACGACATCGCGACCTGCTTGGGGCGCGGCACCTATCTCGGAGTTCCGCGCCTCGACCGGCGGCAACCGCCAGGCACGTACTGGGTGGTGCCGCCCAGGTACGAAGGTGACTTGTGCGCGCCGCGTTCGATCGTCGCCCTGGTCGAGGCCGGACGGTCTCAGCTTGCCGGGGAAGCCGAGGCCTGGTCGCACGCCATCGAGAGGAAGGCTGAGCACATGGCCACTGTCACCACTCAGGCGCCGTGGGCGATGCGATTGGTGACCGACCGCCTGCCGATCAGCCCGCCGCCATACGCGACCGTGGTACTCGACAGCGCTACACAGACCGCCCGATACGCCGACAGCTCCGGGCAGGAGGTGGAGATGGGTAAGCATGGGTCGTCGAAGACCGCGGGAACGGCGTCGGTCTCCGGAGGCGGGGACGGGGAGAAGCCGCAACCGCAGACGCAGGACGACGTCACAACCGACTACGAGTCGGACTGA
- the tgmB gene encoding ATP-grasp ribosomal peptide maturase, with protein sequence MASTVLVITALEDVTADWVIAALNARGVPVVRIDPADIGPELAFGFRIGSGTPLWSGRMRTTSKELELGEVTAVYYRRPTPYADRFKHLPQQQRDFAIAEARHGLGGVLHSLRRALYVNHPSAVARADFKPTQLQRFAELGVRIPPTLITNDPEAARKFAATQEQVVYKSFRGLPRGDDHRTGALWTQRVDPDTFDDALMTTAHLFQAEIPKAGDARVTVVGRRVFAQRITTPDGALDWRRGNWEELAHTPIAVPSAVEAALQRYLDSFGLVFGCFDFALTGDSDDPERWWAIECNPNGQWGWLPDAQDITDAFADILTRKEAAGHEDAGRP encoded by the coding sequence ATGGCTTCCACCGTCCTGGTCATCACGGCCCTGGAAGACGTCACAGCCGACTGGGTGATCGCCGCGCTGAACGCGCGCGGGGTGCCCGTCGTGCGCATCGACCCTGCCGACATTGGACCTGAGCTCGCCTTCGGGTTCCGTATCGGATCCGGCACACCGCTGTGGAGCGGGCGGATGCGTACGACCAGTAAGGAGCTCGAGTTGGGGGAAGTGACGGCGGTCTACTATCGCCGCCCCACCCCGTACGCCGACCGGTTCAAGCACCTCCCCCAGCAGCAACGGGATTTCGCCATCGCCGAGGCACGGCATGGGCTCGGCGGTGTCCTGCACAGCTTGCGTCGTGCGCTGTACGTCAATCATCCGTCCGCGGTCGCACGTGCGGATTTCAAACCGACACAGCTCCAGAGGTTCGCCGAGCTGGGAGTGAGGATCCCGCCGACACTGATCACCAATGACCCCGAAGCGGCACGTAAGTTCGCCGCCACCCAGGAGCAAGTCGTCTACAAGTCGTTCCGTGGTCTGCCCCGCGGCGATGACCATCGGACCGGGGCGCTGTGGACTCAACGTGTCGACCCTGACACCTTCGATGACGCCCTCATGACGACCGCGCACCTGTTCCAGGCCGAGATCCCCAAGGCAGGAGACGCACGCGTCACCGTAGTCGGCCGCCGGGTTTTCGCCCAACGGATCACCACCCCGGACGGGGCTTTGGACTGGCGTCGCGGCAACTGGGAGGAACTGGCTCACACGCCCATCGCCGTCCCCTCCGCCGTCGAGGCTGCCTTGCAGCGCTATTTGGACTCGTTCGGTCTGGTCTTCGGCTGTTTCGACTTCGCACTCACCGGAGACAGCGACGATCCAGAAAGGTGGTGGGCGATCGAGTGCAACCCGAACGGGCAGTGGGGCTGGCTCCCGGACGCGCAGGACATCACCGATGCTTTCGCCGACATCTTGACCAGGAAGGAGGCGGCAGGCCATGAAGATGCCGGCCGACCCTGA